ACCGAAACGCCGAAAGGCCAAGGCCCCGCTTGCATGGGGGGTCTTGGCTGTTCTTTTATTCGATTAAAAGAGATTATACACTGAAAGGGTATTTTTGTAAAGCCCTAATAATCACGGCCACCGGTCGAAACGCTGCAAGTTGTTTTGAACCGCTAAGGCGCCAAGTGCGCTAAGAGCTTTTGGTTTACCTTTGCGGGCTTTGCGTCACTTCGGTTACACTCAGTGCATCGCTTTGCGGTAAATGGTCAAGCAACGCTTTTCTGGTTCAGCTTTTTCACTTCCCTAATTATCATCACTGCAGTGATAGAGGCTGCGATCAAGTCCGCTATCGGTCCGGACAGCCACACCCCGTCTATCTTTAATATCGGCGGCAGGATCAGCACCATCGGGATCAGCACTATCACCTGGCGGAGCATATTAAGGAACATGGATATTTTGGCCTTGCCGATGGCCTGGAAGAAACTGGAGCCCACCACCTGGAAGCCCACCACCGGAAACATGAACAGCAATACCCGTATCCCCCGAACGCCTATCTCCAGCAGCCGGGGATCGCTGGTGTTGAACAGCGAAATGATGGCCCCGGGGAATATCTGCACCGTCAGCCACCCGGCTGTGGTGATACAGGTGGCCGCGATCAACGCCAGCTTGAGGGTCCTTTTGACCCTGGCATACTGCTTGGCTCCGTAGTTGAAGCCGATGATGGGCTGGGAGGCCATGTTGACGGCGATCACGCAGAAGATGATCATCATGGCCACGCTGTTGATGATCCCCATGGCGCCCACCGCCAGATCCCCGCCGTATTTTATCAGCTGGATGTTGAACAGGGCGTTGATGACGCTGCCGGCCAGTTGCATGGCGAAGGGCGCCATCCCGATGGAGAAGATGCCCAGCACTATTTTCTTATCCAATCGCAGATTGGCGGACTTTAGCCGCAGGCTGCTTTTACTGCCGGTGAAATGCAGGAACACCCAGGTGCTGGTGATGGCCATGGATATTACCGTGGCGATGGCCGCCCCGGCCACCCCCATCTTGAAGACGAAGATGAACAGCGGGTCCAGCAGGGAGTTGGCCACCGCCCCGATCAGCATGGTGTACATGGCGGTCTTGGCGTGGCCCTCGGCCCGGATCAGGTTGTTCATCCCGAAGCCGATCCCCTGAAAAACATTCCCCCAAAGGATGATGGTGATATACTGGCGGGCGTAGCCCAAAGTGTCCGGCCCGGCTCCGAACATCGAGAGGATGGTGTCCCTATAGATCAGGCCCAGCACCGTGATGCCTAAGGAGATGACGACCAGCAATGTGAAAGCGTTGCCCAGTATCTTCTCGGCCTCCGGCCTTTTCTGCTGGCCCAGCCGGATAGACACTAATGATGCCGCCCCCATGCCCACCAGCATGCCGAAGGCCATGGCGATGATCATGATGGGAAAGGTGACCGACAGGCCGGACAGCGCCAACGCTCCCACCCCCCGCCCGATGTAGATCCGGTCCACGATGTTGTAGAGGGCATTGGCCATCACGCCGATGATGGCCGGCATGAAGTATTTTAACAGCAGTTTTCCTACCGGGGTCTGCCCCAGTTCCTGGGAACGGTCCAAAATGGTTGCTCCTGATATGATTGATTACGACGGGGATTTGCCCACGCCTGCCCGCCTATATGGGCTATCCGGATAATGGCGGGAAACACACGAAAAGACACTAAAACGTAAAATATTTTGGGAAGGCTTCGGAGAAGCCTTGTTGAATAACCAGCGATATCATTTATGGTATCGCTGAAATGAAAGGCCAAAAACAAACCGGTGCGGGCAGTGATACCCGCACCGTAGGATTTATTATACCCGAAAGATTGGGGTTATTTAAGTTGGCAGAGCAAAGGTGAAGTATTGATAGGATGCGGCATTTAGATTATTTTTTCTTAAGACAATATTATATTTTTATTTGACTAATATAATTCTTTTCGTACCAGCAGTCACGTCCGTTTTTAAATGAACAAAATATAAACCGCTAGATATTTTAGTGTTCGCATTGTTAGCGCAATTCCATTCTTTTTTATAATAACCCGGATATTGAACATCATCTACAATTGTTTTAACGAGTTGCCCGTTTAGATTATAAATGTTCAATAAGACTTTTGTGCTCTTTGAAAGTTGGTAGTTTATAATAACTTTACCCATTCTGGCAGGGTTTGGATATATTGTGTTTAATTTTGTGCTAATGGGGGTTTTACGGTATATCATATTTTCAAGATAACTATCGGATCCAATAATTATCATAAACTCTCTTTGTTTTTCATCAGAAAGCGGAATAAAACTATAACTTTTACTGTCTTTTAAATTAAACCTACGGTTTTCTGTTAAATCAATCAAATAATAATTTAAGTTATCAACAATATTATCTAATTGAAAACTAATTGTTGTTGCCCCCGTATAGCCTTCTATCAGATAATCCCAGGTTTGCCCATCCCCAATTTCTTTACGAATATCACAGCCGTACACATCAAGAGGGAGCCAGTCATTATGAATAAAATATGCCCTCAAATTATCAAGCGATGGTGGTGGGCAGAGATAGTCGTATTTATCTTTTCCAAAACTTGCATTATTTGAAGTCCCTAAAACATTTAAGAATTCATTTCTATTATTATTAACATTAATATATATATTCATTCCATCTGATTTACTGGCAGTATTATCAGATTTCCCGCCAGCAGCAATCAAGGGTATGTTTAGATTTTTAGATACAGCGCCAGCGTTTTTTACCACATAGCCTTTCCACGGCTCAATATTGCTTATTTCATTCGGGTACAACCATCTGACCCCATTGTAATAATAAGGGCCAATAATATCTGGATCGTTATTATTAGCAGTTATTATATCAGCCCATGAAACATTATAAAGGAAGGGAAGGCTTATGTCATTCCAGCCGTAGCCGCCCGAAGCTAATGTTAGTTTCAATGTATCAATGCTTAACCCGGGACCCCAGGTATAGACAGTATCGAAACTTACAACTGCGGGGTTTGCCACTCTTTGCCTTAGCCAGTATGCCTTGCCATCATCAATGAGGCCTGTATTAGGACTGCTGAGTTCATGATAAATATTTGTAATGTCATGGTCAAATAAACGCCACTTGGTTATATCATATGTGCCAAATTTTGATACTAACATATTATGCATATAACGACCATTTCCCTTATATGGTATGGATATCATCTGCCATTGGTCATAGCCGATGGTATCGGTAACAGAATAGTGAAATACTGGATGGATATAATAGGAATTTTGTGGGTATTCATTATACACCCCATAATCACAAAACGCCTTTATCTTATAGCTAACCCCCTGGGAATATATAATGTTTTTATTTATATTATACTGATAGATACTATCATTGACTTTCGTCAATTCTAGTGAAAGCGGTGTTCCATAATTGCCCACGGGCGTCCAATAAAGCACGGCATTATTCACAATTGAATTGTTTTTAATCTCTATTTGAAAAGTATAATCACTTCCATAATACATCTTAGCATTATTGCATAAATAAGGGTTAATTTGGGGGGCAACAATTGAAATATTAATATCATTTACTGAATACGTAATCGTAGATAAGTGGCTAAGTTGATCATTGTACCTCACCAACATAATATTTACCGAATCCCAATTTGCTAAATTTGTATATCCTATTGCATTATATTCATTATTATATGTTTTCGCAATATAATAACTTCCATCATTATATGCACCACCATATTGATTACATAACAACGAATCCCCAGCACTATTAACCTTAAAAATAAAAGCATTACTAGTGTTTCTTGTCTCCCCAGCCATTATATAACCATTATCAAACGCTTTAACCGAGTGATACAAATAACCCATGTCAATATATTGTTTTGTCCAAATCGTATCACCAACCGAATTGAGTTTCAACATATAAGAGTAAGTCTTGGCATCTACGATGGAATGCATATAGCCGGCAACAAAATAAGTGCCATCTGCTTCAGGTATTATCGAATTCGCACCGCAAATTTGTTCACCATAGGTTTTAAACCAAAGAACATTACCCAAAGTATCTATTTTTAATAAAAATATTTTTTGTATTCCATTACCCAAAGTATCCGTATCCCCAGTAATAATATACCCACCATCTATTGTTTTGCATATGCAGGTTGCATATGAATCGTAACCGATGTCGAAATTTTTTGTCCAAAGTGTGTCGCCATTATTTGCCAATTTCACAGCATATATTTTTTGCACACAAGCCGTATCGCCCGTTTTTGAATAACCTACCACTAGCAGATCATTGGATTCAGTTTCAATAACATGTGTGCCACAATTTACAAATTGATCACCAACTGTTTTGGCCCAAATAACGTTCCCAATACTATCTGTTCTTATTACATATACATCACCCATAACATCCCCATATGATGTCGTCCCGCCTACAATAACAAAATCATTATCTTCCGTTCTATGCAAATACAATCCATAATCACCCCCACTTCCACCATAGCCTTTATTCCAGATTATACTATCACCCGCTTTCGTTACTTTCATAAGCTGGATGAAACTAGAATCATAACTACCCACAACATTGCTTAAAATAACAAAACAGCTATCCACTGCTTGCTTTATTACAATTCCATCAGTAGTAAAGTTTTTATTTGTTTGAGCATATACACTTACTGGCAATATGCACAATATCAATAAATACTTAATTATTTTCCAATAATATTTCATAGTTAATTATTCCATTAAGGATAGGTTGGGGGTGATGGAATATCATCGTCTACGGGACTTGTATCGTCACTCGTGGCACCACTATTATTTATTAAATATACTGTTCCCGCACCTACAACACCAACGCATCCCCAAAACCACCATTTTTTATAAAACGGTTTATCAATATTTAATTCGTTCAATCTTTGTTTTCTTAATTTCTCTTCCCTTTTTAACTTCGCTTTCAATTCTTTTTCACGTTTTTTTTGTTCTAAGGCGATTTGTTTTTCCAATGCCTTTAATCTTTCCTTGCGGGCAGCTTTATCAGCTATAGCAAGCAATTGAGCTTGATACTTTGCTTCTTGCTGTCTTTTCGCTTCAACGTCTGCTTTTATCTGTTCTTCTTCTGTTTGCCATACTGCACGTTTTTTCTGGGCTTCATTTTCCAAATTTTCTCGTGCTTTTCGGTCTTTTTCCAACAGAGCTTTTTCTTCTGGCAAAAGCATATCCTTGCCCACCAACTCACCGGCTGCATCCTTCATTAACAACAACAAACCAATTTGCTCCCCAGCAAAGTCCTTGTCTACCATCTTTTCCACCCTACCGCTTGATACGTCTACCAACCTTAAATTTATAACCCAAACTTCACCAAATTTACCAATGCTGCCCCCAATCATTTTTTGTGCAGATAGATATTTTCCAACTTCAACAAGGCAAGAAGCTTCATCACATGAACCCGATTGTGTGAAACCTTGTTCTTTAAGGATTTCATCCCGTTTAGCACGCTCAACGATATCATAAGTACCAATTTTCCCTATTTCCGATAGCAAGCGATCAGTAAGTAATACTGTTTCCGTAGCAGAAAGACCCTGACATTGCAGATCCATGATGGCTATTGTAGGTTTATTCCCCGCACAATATACCACCTGATTCAGCAGCATCAGGGCACTTAGTACCAAACAAATATTTTTATTTATCATTGATTTTGGCTTTCAAATAGCAGTATATACCCCTGCAAAGTGAATGTCAAGCGCTAAATCAAATATGTCAGCCCTGTGGCCGCCCCGGGCCGAATATACAAAACAGGATATGAGAACAAACAAAAGTTTTATCTTCATTTCTATTCCAAAAATATATTATCGGCCTGTGTTATAACTATACACCCCGCCCCAGGCAAAATCAAGATAAATTTACTAAAAAAATTAGCCCGAACGGCCTTCCCTTCGGGCTTGTGTTCTAACTCAACCCCACTTCGTTTGTCTAAAT
The Candidatus Edwardsbacteria bacterium genome window above contains:
- a CDS encoding MATE family efflux transporter, with protein sequence MDRSQELGQTPVGKLLLKYFMPAIIGVMANALYNIVDRIYIGRGVGALALSGLSVTFPIMIIAMAFGMLVGMGAASLVSIRLGQQKRPEAEKILGNAFTLLVVISLGITVLGLIYRDTILSMFGAGPDTLGYARQYITIILWGNVFQGIGFGMNNLIRAEGHAKTAMYTMLIGAVANSLLDPLFIFVFKMGVAGAAIATVISMAITSTWVFLHFTGSKSSLRLKSANLRLDKKIVLGIFSIGMAPFAMQLAGSVINALFNIQLIKYGGDLAVGAMGIINSVAMMIIFCVIAVNMASQPIIGFNYGAKQYARVKRTLKLALIAATCITTAGWLTVQIFPGAIISLFNTSDPRLLEIGVRGIRVLLFMFPVVGFQVVGSSFFQAIGKAKISMFLNMLRQVIVLIPMVLILPPILKIDGVWLSGPIADLIAASITAVMIIREVKKLNQKSVA
- a CDS encoding T9SS type A sorting domain-containing protein gives rise to the protein MPVSVYAQTNKNFTTDGIVIKQAVDSCFVILSNVVGSYDSSFIQLMKVTKAGDSIIWNKGYGGSGGDYGLYLHRTEDNDFVIVGGTTSYGDVMGDVYVIRTDSIGNVIWAKTVGDQFVNCGTHVIETESNDLLVVGYSKTGDTACVQKIYAVKLANNGDTLWTKNFDIGYDSYATCICKTIDGGYIITGDTDTLGNGIQKIFLLKIDTLGNVLWFKTYGEQICGANSIIPEADGTYFVAGYMHSIVDAKTYSYMLKLNSVGDTIWTKQYIDMGYLYHSVKAFDNGYIMAGETRNTSNAFIFKVNSAGDSLLCNQYGGAYNDGSYYIAKTYNNEYNAIGYTNLANWDSVNIMLVRYNDQLSHLSTITYSVNDINISIVAPQINPYLCNNAKMYYGSDYTFQIEIKNNSIVNNAVLYWTPVGNYGTPLSLELTKVNDSIYQYNINKNIIYSQGVSYKIKAFCDYGVYNEYPQNSYYIHPVFHYSVTDTIGYDQWQMISIPYKGNGRYMHNMLVSKFGTYDITKWRLFDHDITNIYHELSSPNTGLIDDGKAYWLRQRVANPAVVSFDTVYTWGPGLSIDTLKLTLASGGYGWNDISLPFLYNVSWADIITANNNDPDIIGPYYYNGVRWLYPNEISNIEPWKGYVVKNAGAVSKNLNIPLIAAGGKSDNTASKSDGMNIYINVNNNRNEFLNVLGTSNNASFGKDKYDYLCPPPSLDNLRAYFIHNDWLPLDVYGCDIRKEIGDGQTWDYLIEGYTGATTISFQLDNIVDNLNYYLIDLTENRRFNLKDSKSYSFIPLSDEKQREFMIIIGSDSYLENMIYRKTPISTKLNTIYPNPARMGKVIINYQLSKSTKVLLNIYNLNGQLVKTIVDDVQYPGYYKKEWNCANNANTKISSGLYFVHLKTDVTAGTKRIILVK